From a single Vitis vinifera cultivar Pinot Noir 40024 chromosome 18, ASM3070453v1 genomic region:
- the LOC109122056 gene encoding disease resistance protein RPV1-like: MASSSSSSSSSSSSSSSSQKSYEVFLSFRGEDTRHGFTAHLYDALRRRGINTFIDDADLKRGRVISPALVQAIENSMFSIVVLSENYASSRWCLEELVKILECMNAGSLTVFPIFYKVDPSDVRKQKGSFGEAFVEHEKNSNERVKTWREALTQVANLSGWDSRNRHEPSLIKDVVSDVFNRLLVISSSDAGDLVGIDSHIRKMESLLSIGSNDVRIIGIWGMGGIGKTTIARSVYEQISKQFEACCFLSNVREDSEKRGLVKLQEELLSRLLEEGKISISTVDIGLAFIKTRLRFKRVLIVLDDAHNLQQLEYLAGKHDWFGPGSRIIITTRDVHLLNKVGVNGVYEVAHLNNNDAVALFSRHAFEEDHPTEDYMELSNYAVSYAKGLPLALKVLGSFLFSKSKLEWKSQLDKLQINPHMDIESVLRVSFDGLDDTEQDIFLDVACFFKGEDKDYVIKILDSCGFYPSIGIRVLIDKSLITVVHNKLWMHDLLQEMGWDIVRKTSHKNPSKRRRLDPGKHSRLWLQEDVYDVLTEKTGTENIEGIFLNLYGLKEIHYTTEAFAEMKKLRLLKVYNSHNSGDFEYASRNENYKRPFSQDFEFPSNKLRYLYWHRYPLKSLPSNFHPKNLVELNLCCCYVEELWKGVKHMEKLECIDLSHSQYLVRTPDFSGIPNLERLIFEGCTDLREVHQSLGVLSKLIFLNLKDCKNLQCFPSSIELESLKVLILSGCSKLDKFPEILGYLPNLLELHLNGTAITELPSSIGYATQLVSLDMEDCKRFKSLPCCIYKLKSLKILKLSGCAKFESFPEILENMEGLRELFLDGTAIKELPLSVEHLNGLVLLNLRNCERLITLPSSICNLKSLSTLTLSGCSQLEKLPENLGNLECLVELVADGSAVIQPPSSIVLLRNLKVLSFQGCNGSPSSRWNSRFWSMLCLRRISDSTGFRLPSLSGLCSLKQLNLSDCNIKEGALPNDLGGYLSSLEYLNLKGNDFVTLPTGISKLCNLKALYLGCCKRLQELPMLPPNINRINAQNCTSLETLSGLSAPCWLAFTNSFRQNWGQETYLAEVSRIPKFNTYLPGNGIPEWFRNQCMGDSIMVQLPSHWYNDNFLGFAMCIVFALKEPNQCSRGAMLCELESSDLDPSNLGCFLDHIVWEGHSDGDGFVESDHLWLGYHPNFPIKKDDMDWPNKLSHIKASFVIAGIPHEVKWCGFRLVYMEDLNDDNSKITKYSPLPKKSSVVLQDLDESATKDTIIHDEYYNSGGGPSGSPCSNEDLLTCHAAKPEESKTLMRKLSECFCSIWIDLLHSRNGSTSMDNNYEIP, encoded by the exons atggcttcttcttcttcatcttcgtcttcttcttcttcttcttcttcttcttctcagaAGAGCTACGAAGTCTTTCTCAGTTTCAGAGGAGAAGACACTCGCCATGGCTTCACTGCTCACCTCTACGACGCCTTACGCCGTAGAGGAATCAACACATTCATCGATGACGCGGATCTCAAGAGGGGCCGAGTCATATCTCCAGCACTTGTCCAAGCTATTGAAAACTCCATGTTTTCCATCGTCGTTTTGTCAGAAAACTATGCTTCTTCCAGGTGGTGTTTGGAGGAGCTTGTTAAGATATTGGAGTGCATGAACGCTGGGAGCTTAACTGTTTTCCCCATCTTCTACAAGGTGGATCCCTCAGATGTACGGAAACAGAAAGGGAGTTTTGGAGAAGCTTTTGTTGAGCATGAGAAGAATTCCAATGAGAGGGTCAAGACTTGGAGGGAGGCTCTCACTCAAGTTGCCAATTTATCCGGTTGGGATTCAAGGAATAG GCACGAACCTTCGCTTATTAAGGACGTTGTCAGTGATGTTTTTAATAGATTGCTTGTCATATCCTCAAGTGATGCAGGGGACTTAGTTGGAATAGATTCCCATATTAGGAAAATGGAATCGTTGTTATCCATTGGGTCAAATGATGTTCGCATTATAGGAATTTGGGGCATGGGTGGAATAGGTAAGACAACTATTGCTAGATCTGTGTATGAGCAAATCTCAAAACAATTTGAAGCTTGCTGCTTTCTTAGCAATGTTAGAGAAGATTCAGAAAAACGCGGTTTAGTTAAATTACAAGAAGAACTTCTTTCTCGGTTATTGGAGGAAGGGAAAATAAGCATAAGCACTGTCGATATTGGGCTTGCTTTTATAAAGACAAGGCTGCGCTTTAAAAGGGTTCTTATTGTTCTTGATGATGCTCATAATCTACAACAACTAGAATACTTAGCTGGAAAGCATGATTGGTTTGGTCCAGGAAGTCGAATCATTATAACAACAAGAGACGTGCATTTGCTTAATAAAGTTGGAGTCAATGGAGTATATGAAGTTGCGCATCTAAATAACAATGATGCTGTTGCACTCTTTAGTCGACATGCCTTTGAAGAGGACCATCCCACAGAAGATTATATGGAGCTCTCCAATTATGCAGTTTCTTATGCAAAGGGTCTTCCATTAGCTCTCAAAGTTTTAGGATCTTTTCTATTCAGCAAGAGCAAACTTGAGTGGAAAAGTCAATTGGATAAGCTGCAAATTAATCCTCATATGGATATTGAAAGTGTGCTTCGAGTTAGTTTTGATGGACTTGATGATACAGAGCAAGATATTTTCTTGGATGTCGCTTGTTTCTTCAAAGGGGAGGACAAAGATTATGTGATAAAAATACTAGACAGCTGTGGTTTCTACCCCAGCATCGGAATAAGAGTTCTTATTGATAAGTCGCTCATAACGGTTGTACACAACAAGCTGTGGATGCATGATTTGCTTCAAGAAATGGGTTGGGATATTGTTCGTAAAACATCCCATAAAAATCCTAGCAAACGTCGTAGGCTAGATCCTGGAAAGCACAGCAGGTTGTGGCTTCAAGAGGATGTTTATGATGTATTGACAGAAAAAACG GGGACAGAAAATATCGAAGGCATATTCCTGAATTTGTATGGACTGAAAGAGATACATTATACTACAGAGGCCTTTGCTGAGATGAAGAAACTTAGATTGCTCAAAGTCTACAATTCTCACAACTCTGGAGACTTTGAATATGCTTCTAGAAATGAAAACTACAAAAGGCCCTTTTCTCAAGATTTTGAATTTCCTTCTAATAAGCTGAGATATCTGTATTGGCATAGATACCCCTTGAAATCTTTGCCATCTAATTTTCATCCGAAGAATCTTGTTGAACTCAACTTGTGTTGTTGCTATGTTGAAGAACTTTGGAAAGGAGTCAAG CATATGGAGAAGTTAGAATGCATCGATCTCAGTCATTCTCAATACCTTGTCAGAACCCCAGATTTTTCTGGCATCCCAAATCTTGAAAGACTAATTTTTGAAGGTTGTACAGATTTGCGTGAAGTTCATCAATCTCTTGGAGTTCTGAGCAAACTCATTTTCTTGAATTTGAAAGACTGCAAAAACCTTCAATGTTTTCCAAGTAGCATTGAGCTGGAATCTCTTAAAGTTCTCATTCTCTCTGGCTGCTCAAAACTTGATAAGTTTCCAGAGATCCTAGGATATCTGCCAAATTTGTTGGAGCTCCATTTAAATGGAACTGCTATAACTGAACTACCCTCCTCAATTGGATATGCCACTCAACTTGTTTCATTGGATATGGAGGACTGCAAAAGGTTCAAGAGCCTTCCATGTTGCATCTAcaagctgaaatccttgaaaatTCTTAAGCTCTCTGGCTGTGCAAAATTTGAGAGTTTTCCAGAAATCCTTGAGAATATGGAAGGTTTGAGGGAACTTTTCTTAGATGGAACAGCAATAAAGGAGCTACCCCTGTCAGTCGAACATCTAAATGGACTTGTTTTATTAAATCTGAGAAACTGTGAAAGGCTTATTACTCTTCCAAGCagcatttgtaatttgaaatcACTCAGTACTCTTACTCTCTCTGGCTGCTCGCAACTTGAAAAATTGCCTGAGAACCTGGGGAACTTGGAATGCCTGGTGGAACTTGTAGCAGATGGAAGTGCTGTAATACAACCACCTTCCTCCATTGTTCTTTTGAGGAACCTTAAAGTATTATCCTTTCAAGGATGTAATGGATCACCATCTAGTCGCTGGAATTCACGGTTCTGGTCCATGTTGTGTTTGAGAAGAATTTCAGATTCTACTGGTTTTCGGTTGCCTTCTTTGTCAGGTTTGTGCTCCTTGAAACAATTAAATCTAAGTGACTGCAATATAAAGGAAGGAGCACTCCCCAATGATCTTGGCGGCTACTTATCCTCATTGGagtatttaaatttaaaaggaaatgaTTTTGTTACCCTCCCCACAGGCATCAGCAAACTTTGTAATCTGAAGGCCCTCTACTTGGGGTGCTGCAAGAGGCTTCAAGAACTTCCAATGCTTCCACCAAATATAAACAGGATCAATGCACAAAATTGCACATCTCTGGAAACACTTTCAGGTTTATCAGCACCATGTTGGCTTGCATTTACTAATTCCTTCAGACAAAACTGGGGTCAAGAAACTTACCTTGCTGAAGTTTCAAGGATCCCTAAATTTAATACGTATCTGCCCGGGAATGGAATTCCAGAGTGGTTCAGGAATCAGTGTATGGGGGATTCAATAATGGTACAACTTCCTTCTCATTGGTATAATGACAACTTCTTGGGATTTGCTATGTGCATTGTTTTTGCACTCAAGGAGCCAAACCAGTGCAGCCGCGGTGCAATGTTGTGTGAGTTGGAATCCAGTGATCTTGATCCCAGTAATCTTGGTTGCTTCTTGGATCACATCGTTTGGGAAGGCCACAGTGATGGAGATGGTTTTGTTGAGTCAGACCACCTCTGGCTGGGTTATCATCCCAATTTTCCCATTAAGAAAGATGATATGGATTGGCCCAATAAATTGAGTCACATCAAGGCTTCATTTGTTATCGCTGGCATACCCCATGAGGTAAAATGGTGTGGCTTTCGCCTAGTCTACATGGAAGATCTGAACGACGACAATtcaaaaataaccaagtacagcCCTCTTCCGAAGAAATCAAGTGTGGTGCTTCAAGATTTAGATGAATCTGCCACAAAAGATACCATAATCCATGATGAATACTACAACAGTGGGGGGGGACCCAGTGGAAGTCCCTGCAGTAATGAGGATTTGCTCACCTGTCATGCAGCCAAACCGGAGGAGAGCAAAACTCTTATGAGAAAACTGTCGGAATGCTTTTGCAGTATTTGGATTGATTTGCTTCATTCTAGGAATGGTAGTACTAGCATGGACAACAATTATGAGATACCATAG
- the LOC100853815 gene encoding disease resistance protein RUN1 codes for MADASSSSSSSSSSSSSSSSSQHKYDVFLSFRGEDTRNNFTAHLYHALCQKGIYTFIDDDKLERGEVISSALVEAIENSMFSIIVLSENYASSRWCLEELVKILECKENKGQTVLPIFYHVDPADVRKQRGKFGEALAKHKKNMENMERVKIWKDALTKVAYLSGWDSQNKNELLLIKEVAENIWNKLLSTLTSDTEDLVGIDSHIQEVETLLCLEADDVRMVGIWGMGGIGKTTLARAIYKKISDKFEDRCFLDDVADLARKGQDLKKLLLSNVLRDKNIDVTAPSLKARLHFKKVLIVIDNVNNREILENLVGGPNWFGPKSRIIITTRDTHLLAAYGVNDVYEVQKLQDEKATKLFNHYAFRNDTPSRDVIELIDHVIAYAQGLPLALKVLGSSLCKKSKDEWLCELNKLQKIPNMEIQNVLQTSFDELDYYQQNLFLDIAFVFWGELKDFVIDILNSCGFFPISGIRTLIDKSLISYIDDQLHIHDLLIEMGKEIVRQTFPEEPGKRSRLWMQQDICHVLENLTGTEKVEVIDLDLHGLKEIRFTTAAFAKMTKLRVLQIDAAQMQCEVHISDDFKFHYDELRYLFWDYYPLKLLPSDFKSKNLVCLRMPNSHLTQLWEGNKVFESLKYMDLSDSKYLTETPDFSRVTNLECLILDGCTQLCKIHLSLGTLDKLTLLSLENCINLKHFPGICQLVSLKTLILSGCPKLEKFPDIAQHMPCLSKLYLDGTAITELPSSIAYATELVLLDLKNCRKLWSLPSSICQLTLLKTLSLSGCSDLGKCEVNSGNLDALPRTLDKLCNLWRLELQNCRSLRALPALPSSLAIINARNCESLEDAGAFSQLVSVKTLILSGCPKLEKFPDIAQHMPCLSKLYLDGTAITELPSSISYATELVLLDLKNCRKLWSLPSSICQLTLLETLSLSGCSDLGKCEVNSGNLDALPRTLDQLRNLWRLELQNCKSLRALPVLPSSLEFINASNCESLEDISPQSVFSQLRRSMFGNCFKLTKFQSRMERDLQSMAAHVDQKKWRSTFEEQSPVVHVLFSTVFPGSGIPDWFAHRSEGHEINIQVSQNWYSSYFLGFAFSAVVAPEKEPLTSGWITYCDLRCGAFNSELKSNGIFSFSFVDDWTEQLEHITIASDHMWLAYVPSFLGFSPEKWSCIKFSFRTDKESCIVKRCGVCPVYIRSSTLDDAESTNAHAYDLEWFERQPNPSISNIKIRSLVFIAILSFLLLVRIFYWAPCQIPPLVDALFWIPPLVDALFWISTLLGGVVLLLFILYSL; via the exons ATGGCtgatgcttcttcttcttcttcttcttcttcttcttcttcttcttcttcttcttcttctcaacACAAGTATGATGTCTTCCTCAGCTTTCGAGGAGAAGACACTCGCAATAACTTCACTGCCCATCTCTATCACGCCTTGTGCCAGAAAGGAATCTACACTTTCATCGATGATGACAAGCTTGAGAGAGGCGAAGTCATATCTTCTGCCCTTGTTGAAGCTATTGAGAACTCCATGTTTTCTATCATTGTTTTGTCAGAAAATTATGCATCCTCTAGGTGGTGTTTAGAGGAGCTTGTAAAGATACTGGAATGCAAGGAAAACAAGGGACAGACGGTTCTCCCAATTTTTTACCATGTGGATCCGGCGGATGTGCGAAAACAGAGGGGAAAATTTGGAGAAGCCTtagcaaaacataaaaaaaatatggagaataTGGAGAGGGTGAAGATTTGGAAGGATGCTCTCACTAAAGTTGCATATTTATCAGGCTGGGATTCACAGAATAA GAATGAGTTGCTGCTGATCAAGGAAGTGGCTGAGAATATTTGGAATAAATTGCTCAGCACATTAACAAGTGATACTGAGGATCTGGTTGGGATAGATTCTCATATTCAAGAAGTGGAAACGTTGTTATGTTTAGAGGCAGATGATGTTCGCATGGTTGGAATTTGGGGTATGGGCGGAATAGGGAAAACTACCCTTGCTAGagctatttataaaaaaatttctgacAAATTTGAAGATCGTTGCTTTCTTGATGATGTAGCAGATTTGGCAAGAAAAGGTCAAGATTTAAAGAAGCTACTTCTTTCAAATGTATTGAgggataaaaatattgatgtGACAGCCCCTTCGTTGAAGGCAAGATTACACTTCAAAAAGGTCCTTATTGTTATTGATAATGTGAACAACCgagaaatattagaaaatttagtGGGAGGGCCTAATTGGTTTGGTCCAAAAAGTAGAATCATTATAACGACTAGGGATACACATTTGTTGGCCGCATATGGTGTGAATGATGTATATGAGGTCCAGAAATTACAGGATGAAAAAGCTACTAAGCTCTTCAACCATTATGCCTTCAGAAATGACACCCCTTCAAGAGATGTTATAGAGCTTATTGATCATGTCATTGCTTACGCTCAAGGCCTTCCACTGGCTCTTAAAGTTTTAGGTTCTTCTTTATGTaagaaaagcaaagatgaaTGGTTGTGTGAATTGAATAAACTACAAAAAATCCCTAATATGGAAATTCAAAACGTGCTTCAAACAAGTTTTGATGAGTTAGATTATTATCAGCAAAATTTATTTCTAGATATTGCATTTGTTTTTTGGGGGGAGTTGAAAGATTTTGTAATAGATATACTAAATAGTTGTGGCTTTTTCCCCATTAGTGGAATAAGAACTCTCATTGACAAGTCACTCATAAGTTATATTGATGATCAGCTGCATATCCATGATTTACTTATAGAAATGGGTAAGGAAATTGTTCGCCAAACATTTCCTGAAGAGCCTGGCAAACGCAGCAGATTATGGATGCAACAAGATATCTGTCATGTATTAGAAAACCTTACG GGAACTGAAAAGGTTGAAGTTATAGACCTTGATTTGCACGGCTTAAAGGAAATACGATTTACCACTGCAGCCTTTGCCAAGATGACTAAACTTAGAGTGCTTCAAATTGATGCTGCTCAAATGCAATGTGAAGTACACATTTCTGATGACTTTAAATTTCATTATGATGAGCTGAGGTATCTTTTTTGGGACTATTATCCTCTGAAATTATTGCCATCTGATTTTAAGTCTAAGAATCTTGTGTGTCTCCGCATGCCTAATAGCCACCTTACTCAGCTATGGGAAGGAAATAAG gtttttgaaagcttaaaaTATATGGATCTTAGTGACTCTAAATACCTTACGGAAACTCCAGATTTCTCAAGGGTCACCAATCTTGAATGCTTGATTCTGGATGGTTGTACACAGTTGTGTAAAATTCACCTGTCCCTTGGAACCTTGGACAAACTCACTCTCTTGAGTTTGGAAAACTGCATAAACCTTAAGCATTTTCCAGGCATCTGTCAGTTGGTATCCCTCAAAACTCTCATTCTCTCTGGTTGCCCAAAGCTAGAGAAATTTCCTGATATAGCACAGCACATGCCATGCTTATCCAAGCTCTATTTAGATGGGACTGCTATAACAGAACTCCCCTCCTCAATCGCTTATGCCACTGAGCTTGTTctattggatttaaaaaattgcAGAAAGCTCTGGAGTCTTCCAAGCAGCATTTGTCAATTGACACTTCTTAAGACCCTTTCTCTTTCTGGCTGCTCAGATCTTGGAAAATGTGAAGTGAACTCGGGGAACTTAGATGCTTTGCCAAGGACCTTGGATAAACTTTGTAATCTTTGGAGGCTTGAGCTGCAAAATTGCAGGAGCCTACGAGCATTGCCAGCGCTTCCATCAAGCTTGGCCATTATAAATGCAAGAAATTGCGAATCACTGGAAGATGCAGGAGCCTTCAGTCAGTTGGTATCCGTCAAAACTCTCATTCTCTCTGGTTGCCCAAAGTTAGAGAAGTTTCCTGATATAGCACAGCACATGCCATGCTTATCCAAGCTCTATTTAGATGGGACTGCTATAACAGAACTCCCCTCCTCAATCTCTTATGCCACTGAGCTTGTTctattggatttaaaaaattgcAGAAAGCTTTGGAGTCTTCCAAGCAGCATTTGTCAATTGACACTTCTTGAGACCCTTTCTCTTTCTGGCTGCTCAGATCTTGGAAAATGTGAAGTGAACTCAGGGAACTTAGATGCTTTGCCAAGGACATTGGATCAACTTCGTAATCTTTGGAGGCTTGAGCTGCAAAATTGCAAGAGCCTACGAGCATTGCCAGTGCTTCCATCAAGCTTGGAATTTATAAATGCAAGTAATTGCGAATCCCTGGAAGATATCTCCCCTCAATCAGTTTTCTCACAATTGAGAAGGTCTATGTTTGGAAATTGCTTCAAACTAACCAAGTTTCAAAGTAGGATGGAGCGTGATTTACAGAGTATGGCAGCCCATGTTGACCAAAAGAAATGGAGGTCCACTTTTGAGGAA CAAAGCCCAGTAGTTCATGTCCTATTCAGCACTGTTTTTCCTGGAAGTGGAATACCGGATTGGTTTGCGCATCGTAGCGAAGGGCATGAAATAAATATACAGGTATCTCAAAATTGGTATTCTAGTTACTTTCTGGGTTTTGCTTTTTCTGCTGTTGTAGCGCCCGAGAAAGAGCCCCTTACAAGTGGTTGGATAACCTACTGTGACTTGCGATGCGGTGCTTTTAATTCGGAATTGAAATCCAATGGCATATTTTCCTTCTCCTTCGTTGATGATTGGACTGAACAACTTGAACATATAACAATTGCGTCAGATCATATGTGGCTGGCCTATGTACCATCATTTCTCGGCTTCTCTCCTGAGAAATGGAGTTGCATTAAGTTTTCATTTCGTACGGACAAGGAGTCCTGCATTGTGAAGCGTTGCGGAGTTTGTCCTGTGTACATTAGAAGTAGCACCCTTGATGACGCAGAAAGTACCAACGCACATGCCTACGACCTAGAATGGTTTGAGAGGCAGCCAAACCCTTCCATATCCAACATTAAGATTCGTTCTTTGGTTTTCATCGCTATTCTTAGCTTCTTGCTTCTTGTTCGCATTTTTTATTGGGCTCCATGTCAGATCCCACCACTTGTCGATGCTCTATTTTGGATCCCACCACTTGTCGATGCTCTATTTTGGATCTCAACACTTCTGGGAGGCGTGGTACTCTTGCTTTTTATCCTATATAGCTTATAG